In Flammeovirga kamogawensis, the sequence TATCAAAAAAATGTCTGTAATCTATTTTTGTGTGATTTGAAGATGAGCACCCCAATAGTACAAGTGCTATAATAGATAATATTAGTTTGTTCTTTAGCATAAAATATAATTTACCACACCTTAAACGGTTCAAATTTATTAGTTACTTCAGTAAGAATACTATCCGATTTAAAATGAAAAGCTTTTCCATCTCTTAGTTCCATGTAATAGTAGAAGATGTTTTAGTAACCTGCCAATTATTTTTTAGCTGTACTTTATCCTTCTTCTGTTTAGTTAGTTCTTGTTCTAGCATTGAAGTATTTTGATTCTAATTTTTAAATGAAATAGTTTAGTTCATTACAAATATCCACCTTAATTTATTATAGTTTTAGATTAGTCTAGTTAGTTTTTTAAATTAAGTATTACGGATATTCAAACATAATTTAATAAAATAGAGAAAAAAAATAATCTGTATAATTTTTGGAGTGTTTTATATAAAATCAAATGTAATGTGATTACTAAATTTTTGTATAAAGATCTTTATTTATATCACAATTTTAACTCAATAAAAAATTCAAGAAATCCATAAAAATATATTGTCATTTTATACTTATTAATAATGTATTCTTCTTGTTTTTTTAGAAAGAAGCCTATCTTTGATTAATAAAAAATAAGACTTCTTTATAATAATAAATCAATGGAACCCATCAATATAAAAATATTAGTTACAGGAATTATAATTGTATTGTCGTTTATAGGGCAATCTGTGGTTAAGAAGCACATAGCAAAGTATGCAGATAAAAAGGGATTTTCGGTGCATAGAAAAGTATATGTAAGTAACTTTTTTGGTTTTCTGATGTCTATGTTAATTGTAATAGGTTTAATTATTACATGGGAAGTTTCTTTTCAGGGAATTGCGGTGTATTTAGCGTCTATTTTTACATTGTTGGGTGTGGCTTTTGTTGCGGCTTGGTCTATGTTAAGTAATATAACAGCCTCTTTAATTTTATTCTTTGCCTATCCTTTTAAAATTGGAGATTATGTTCGCATTCAAGATGGTGGAGAGAACTCTGTAGAAGGGACTATTATTAATATCACTTTATTTAATATTAGAATTCTTACAGAAGATGATATTGAAGTTTCTTATCCAAATAATTTGGCTTTACAGAAGCCAATAAAACGCTACCGTAAAAAGGCAATAAAGCCAAAAGATATGGAAGAAGATGACCTTAACAGGTTTGATTAAATAAATAGTACTAAACTAAAAAACTGCTTCAATAAAGATTTGAAGCAGTTTTTTTATGTTAAATATTGAATAATGTTACTTATTTGTTTGTTTGTTACTAAATTAGTATCAAATAAATATTTAGTAACATAATGAAGTCGAAAAGTAAAATTTTAGAGGTTGGGAAAGAGCTGTTTTTTAAAAATAGTATAAAGAAGGTTAGTGTTACAGATATAATAGAAAAAGCGGATGTTTCTAAAATGACCTTTTATAGAAACTTCAATAATAAGGAGGACTTAATTATATCTATTCTTGAAGAACTAAATTCTAAAGCCATGTTGGAGTATAAAAGCATGGTTGAAAAGGATATTACTTTTAAAGAAAAGCTAATTAAACTAATAGCATTAAAAATAGAATTTTCGAAATCGTTCAGTAAAGAATTTCTGATTGAATTAATGCACCTTTATGCGGAAAGCAAGGAAGTTACGGGTAGACTAGCAGAGATGAAAAATGAAGGGCAGGCAGTTTTTATTCAAGAAATACTTAAAGCAAAAGCAAATGGTGAGGTTAATGAGAATTTAAGTGTTGCTTTTATAATTGCTATGATAGAACATTATCAATTGTTTATAGAAGATGAAAAACACCTTAGCCTATTTAATTCAACCGAAGAATTGATTGCCAATACAATGCATTTATTTTGTTTTGGTTTAAGTGGTAATTCAAAGTAACATGATATGAAAAAGTTTATACTATTATTAATAGTTCCTGTTTATATCAATATAGCAAATGCACAATCAGAGTTTGATTTTAATGGTATGCTTGTAGGGTTTACTACTTATTCTCCAGAAGCAGAAGAATTGAATTTATGGAGTGGTGCAAGGTACATACCTGAATTAAAATTTGAGCATAAATTTGATTCCCTAAATTCATTATCTGCATTTGTTTCTGCCAATTTGTACGGGTCTGTTCAATATGTAAACGGAACGCCTATTTGGGAGGGAACAGTAGCTCCTTATAGAGGTTGGGTAAGGTATGAATATGGTAATAGTGAAGTTAGAGTTGGGCTTCAAAAAATAGACTTTGGTTCATCAACATTATTACGCCCAATGCAGTGGTTTAATCAAATAGACCCTAGAGACCCTTTAGGGTTAACAAACGGTGTTTATGCTGCTCTAGGGCGGTACTATTTTAAGAATAATACCAATATTTGGCTTTGGTCTTTGTATGGTAACGAAGAAAGGAGAGGCTACGATGCTTTACAAACTGTAAAAGACATTCCTGAATTTGGTGGCAGATTGCAACTACCTACACCAAAAGGCGAGATTGCTTTTTCTTATCACCACAGAGAAGCTGTATTAGATACTCGCTGGGATGTAAATAACCCATTGTATATAGAAACTCCAGAGAATAGAATTGGTATAGACGGGAAATGGGATGTTATTGTTGGTTTTTGGTTTGAAGGCACATATACCAAAACAAAAGAGAACATAGGTATCCTTACAAATCAAACACTTTTTGATGTTGGGGCAGATTATACTTTACCTATTGGAAGTGGTCTTAATGTAGTTGCTGAACACATGTTTACATGGTATGGTGAAGAGTTTGATCATGCAGAATATAAAGGCAATACTACAGCTTTGTCCATCAATTATCCTCTAAGTTTTTTCGATAATATATCTCTAATGATTTATAGGGATTGGGCTAATGATGGAAATGGATTTTATGGAACTTACAATCATGATTTCTCAATTTGGACAGGTTATGTAATGGTGTATTATAATCCAACAGTAGCTTCTTCAGCACCAACAGTTACTAACGATTTAAATCAATTTACACCTGGTTTTGGTGTACGATTAATGGCGGTATTAAATCATTAAAAAAATATATATTCAGATGGATAAAAGTATCATAGACATACAAGATGTTACCAAAAGATTTCCAGTAGGAGATACAGAATTTACAGCACTAAGAAACATCAATTTAAAAATTGAAAAAGGGGAATTTACAGGGTTAATAGGGCCGAGTGGTTCTGGTAAAACAACCTTATTAAATTTAGTAGGAGCTTTAGACGAACCGTCTGATGGAAAAATTTTGATAAGTGGTAAAAATGTGGCGGCAAAATCAGATGAAGAATCGGCTTTATTGAGAAATGAACATATAGGTTTCATTTTTCAGAGTTATAACTTATTGCCAGTTTACACTATTTTCGAAAATGTTGAATTTCCATTATTACTTCAAAAAATGGGGAAAGAGGAACGCAAAAAAGAAGTAATGCAAGCATTAGAGTGGGTAGGATTAGCAGATATAGCAAATAAAAAGCCTTCACAAATTTCTGGCGGACAAGCACAGCGTGTAGCCATTGCAAGATCAATTGTAAAAAAGCCAGACATAGTTTTAGCAGACGAACCTACAGCAAATTTAGATTCAGAAAATGCTTATAAAATAATGGATATTCTGAAAAAATTAAACGAGGATTTAGGCATCACTTTCTTGTTTTCATCGCATGATTCTAAAGTAATTGACTATCTAAAACGAATAATTTCTTTAGAAGACGGAAAGGTAATTAAAGACGAAACAAAGCGTTAATATGAATACTTTATATCATTTTACCCTAAGTTTTAAATTGGCCTTTAGGAACATCATTAGTTCAGGTTTAAGAACATGGCTAACTATAATTACGTTAGCATTGGCTTTTGTCATGATTTTGTTCTTTAACTCAATGTACAAAGGTTGGGAATACCAAGGGATAATCGACCAAGAAGATTGGGAATTTGCACAAGGGCATTTAACTCACCCTGAATACGATAAACTAGACCCTTTTACTATAGAAAGTGGACATGGAACATTTGAAGATAACCCACATGCAATACCTGTATTAATCATTCAAGCCAATATTTATCCAGAAGGAAGAATGTTGCCTATTTTACTAAAAGGAATACCTTCTGACCAACAAATAGTAAAACTCCCAACACATAAATTTAAACATTCTGAAGCAGAAATTCCTGTAATTATTGGAGAAGGAATGGCACAGAACAATCATTTAAAAGTAGGAGATAAAATACTAATGCGTTGGAAAGATAATAAAGGAACTTTTGATGCTAAAAATGTTACAATAGAAGCCATATTTAAAACATCTGTACCAACTGTAGATGCAGGGCAAATATGGATAGATATCAATACGTTATGGAGTTTGACAGGAAAGAAACAGGAAGCCACTTACTTTTTATGTGATGCCGATTTTGATCAATCAAAAACAGGAGATTGGAAGTTTTCTTCTAAAGATGAACTCTTAAAAGATTTTTATGCAATGATAGAAATGAAATCTTCATCGAGTGTATTTCTTTATGGCATCTTAATGATTATTGCTTTAATCGCAATTTTTGATTCTCAAGTATTCTCCGTTTTCAAACGTCAAAAAGAAATAGGAACGTATATAGCACTCGGTTTTACTAAAAAACGTGTTACATTTTTATTTACAGTAGAAGGTGTAATGTATGCATTACTTGCAATTATTGTAGGTACTGTTATCGCACTTCCACTAATTAGTTGGTTAAATACAGTAGGTATTCCAATGTCTGCCAATCAAGAGGCATCCAAAGAAATGGGAGTGACCATAGGTGAATACATTTATCCGCTTTTAACAACAGGGTTATATCTAAAAACAGTGTTATGGATTATTGGCTTATCTGCAATTGTAAGCTATTTACCTGTTAGAAAAATTGCAAAAATGAATACAGTAGATGCACTTAAAGGAAAGAAATAATGTTCGAATTTTTATTTAAAGGGCTAATAAGAGACAAAAGTAGAAGCCTCCTTCCTGTAATTGTGGTTGGGTTAGGTGTATCACTTTCTGTGTTTTTTGTAGGCTATATGAAAGGAGCTTTGGGTGATGTAATCGAAATGAATGCTCGTTTTGGTACAGGACATGTTAAAGTTATGACAAGAGAATATATCAAAAATATATCTCAAAAACCTTTGGATTTATCTATATACGATGCAAGTGATGTGATTGCAGATTTAGAAGATAAATTTCCAACAATGGATTGGGTAAAACGTGTATCATTTGGTGGTATACTTGATGTACCCAACGAACAAGGACAAACTAAAACGCAAGGAATTGCTGGAGGTTTAGCATTCGATATGTCAGAAAATAGTTCTGATTTAAAAAGAATGAAATTAAAAGAAAGTATTAAAAAAGGAAGGTTACCGAATGCACCATTTGAGATACTGCTTGGAGAAGGTTTAGCCAAAAGAATGAAAGTAAAACTAGGCGATAATATTACTTATTTTGGTACAACAATGGACG encodes:
- a CDS encoding ABC transporter permease — translated: MNTLYHFTLSFKLAFRNIISSGLRTWLTIITLALAFVMILFFNSMYKGWEYQGIIDQEDWEFAQGHLTHPEYDKLDPFTIESGHGTFEDNPHAIPVLIIQANIYPEGRMLPILLKGIPSDQQIVKLPTHKFKHSEAEIPVIIGEGMAQNNHLKVGDKILMRWKDNKGTFDAKNVTIEAIFKTSVPTVDAGQIWIDINTLWSLTGKKQEATYFLCDADFDQSKTGDWKFSSKDELLKDFYAMIEMKSSSSVFLYGILMIIALIAIFDSQVFSVFKRQKEIGTYIALGFTKKRVTFLFTVEGVMYALLAIIVGTVIALPLISWLNTVGIPMSANQEASKEMGVTIGEYIYPLLTTGLYLKTVLWIIGLSAIVSYLPVRKIAKMNTVDALKGKK
- a CDS encoding mechanosensitive ion channel family protein, giving the protein MEPINIKILVTGIIIVLSFIGQSVVKKHIAKYADKKGFSVHRKVYVSNFFGFLMSMLIVIGLIITWEVSFQGIAVYLASIFTLLGVAFVAAWSMLSNITASLILFFAYPFKIGDYVRIQDGGENSVEGTIINITLFNIRILTEDDIEVSYPNNLALQKPIKRYRKKAIKPKDMEEDDLNRFD
- a CDS encoding TetR/AcrR family transcriptional regulator, whose product is MKSKSKILEVGKELFFKNSIKKVSVTDIIEKADVSKMTFYRNFNNKEDLIISILEELNSKAMLEYKSMVEKDITFKEKLIKLIALKIEFSKSFSKEFLIELMHLYAESKEVTGRLAEMKNEGQAVFIQEILKAKANGEVNENLSVAFIIAMIEHYQLFIEDEKHLSLFNSTEELIANTMHLFCFGLSGNSK
- a CDS encoding ABC transporter ATP-binding protein, whose translation is MDKSIIDIQDVTKRFPVGDTEFTALRNINLKIEKGEFTGLIGPSGSGKTTLLNLVGALDEPSDGKILISGKNVAAKSDEESALLRNEHIGFIFQSYNLLPVYTIFENVEFPLLLQKMGKEERKKEVMQALEWVGLADIANKKPSQISGGQAQRVAIARSIVKKPDIVLADEPTANLDSENAYKIMDILKKLNEDLGITFLFSSHDSKVIDYLKRIISLEDGKVIKDETKR